CGCTGGTGGTGGTGCTGATCGTGTGCGTGTACCTGTACTTCCGGGGCTGACGCGAGCCGGCGCTATTCGCGCAGCACCTCGACCGGGCTGACCCGGGCGGCCCGCAGCCCGGGCACCCAGCAGGCCACCAGCGCCAGCGCCACGAGCACGGCCGCCGCGGCGACCACGGTCGCGGGGTCCATCGCGCCGACGCCGAACAGGAGCGACCGGAGCCACCGGCCCTCGAGCAGCGAGAGCCCCAGGCCGATCGCCGTCCCCGCCGCGACGTAGGCCATCCCGCGCCCCACGACGAGCCGGGTCAGCGACGCCGGCGCCGCGCCCAGCGCGAGCCGGACGCCAATCTCCCGGCGGCGCTGCCGGACCACGTACGACATCAGCCCGAAGATGCCGAGCGCGGCGAGGAGTGCGGCCGCCGCCGCGAAGCCGCCCAGCACGCCCGTCCAGCGCTTCGGCTCGGCGAGCGACGCCTCGAGGCGGCCCCGGAGCGTCGTTTCGGTCACCGGCAGCTCGGGGTCGAGGGCGCCGACCGACTCCCGCAGGGTCCGGAAGATCGTGCCCGGCCGCGCCGCCGTGCGGACCACGAGGTCCACGGCCCGGCCGTTGCTCTGCGTCAGGGGATCGTAGACCGCCTCGCCGGAGCCCGCCATCCCGGCGTACTTCACGTCGCCCACGACGCCGACGATCGTGGTGCGTGGACAGGCGTAGCAGCCTCCCGAGACCAGCTGCTTGCCGACCGCGGACTCGCGTGGATAGTAGTGCTCGGCCCACGACCGGCTCACGACGACGACCGGAGGCGCGCTCCCGGAGTCGCCGTCCGTGAACAGCCGGCCGTCGAGCAACGGCACGCCCAGCGTCCGGAAGTAGCTCGCGGTCGCCGCCATCCACGGGGCCACCGGCTCGGCCACCCCCGCCGGCACCGGCCGATCCACCAGGTTGAAGTTGTTGGTTCCGCCCCCGTTGTCCGGAGGCAGCGCGTCCGTGAGCCCCACGGCCTCGACGCCCGGCACCCGGGCCGCCTGCTGCTCCAGCCTGCGGAAGAAGGCCTGTGCGCCGGCGTAGTCCGGGTAGCGCGCCGCGGGCAGGGCCACGCCGACGCCCAGCAGGCCGGCCGGATCGAAGCCCGGATTCACGCGCTCGAGCCGCAGGAAGCTGTTGAGCAGCAGCCCCGCCCCCAGCAGCAGCGGCAGGGCGAGCGCGAACTCGGCGGCCACCAGCGCCCCGCGCATCAGGTTGGTCGGCCGGCTCGTGCCCGACCGCACGCTCTGGGCCGGGGCCGCGCCCGCGACGCCGCCGCCGACCACCGCGAGCACCGGCGGGATGGTCACCAGCGCGCCGCTCACCAGCGTCGCGATCGCGATCAGGGCGACCAGACGCGTGTCGAACGCGACCTCGGCGAGCAAGGGGAGGTTCGGCGCCACCGCGCCGACGCCGCGCAGGGCCGCGGCGGCTACGCCCAGCCCCACGAGGGCGGACAGCGCCGCGAGCAGCGCGCCCTCGGTGGCCACCAGGCGGGCCAGGCGACGGCGCGACGCGCCGAGCGCGGCGCGGACCCACAGCTCCTGCCGGCGCGCCGTCGCCCGCACCAGCAGCAGCGTGGCCACGTTGGCCACCGCCGCCAGCAACACCAGCGTCACGGCCAGTGCCACCAGCGTCACCGGCTGGTCAGCCTTGCCGACGATGGCCTCGCGCAGCGGGACCGGCGTGAGCTGCGCCGTGCTGTCGTGCCAGTCCCCGTACAGCGGCAGCATCCGGCGGCTGATGGCCGCCAGGTCGCGCCGCGCGTCCTCCCGCGTGAGGCCCGCGCGCAGCCGGGCGACGCCGCGCAGCCAGAACGGCCCGCGCCGCGTCGGCGGCCGCGGCTGAAGCGCCGGCCAGGCCGCGGCCGGGACGCCCGCCAGCTCGTCCACGCCCGGGGGCAGGACGCCGATCACCGCGTGGCTGACGCCGTCGATGCTCACGGCGCGACCGATCGCGGCGGACCCGCCACCGAATGCACGGTCCGCGAACCGGTGCGAGACGACCACGACGGCCGGCGCCCCGGGCGTCTCGTCGCGCGCCGCGAGGAGCCGGCCGACCTCCGGCCGCACGCCGAGCGCCGCGAAGAACCCCGCCGTGGCGCGACCGACCTTGATCCGCTCGGGAGCGCCCGCGCCCGACAGGGCCGCGTCGCCCCGCTGCACCACGCCGAACGCGTCGAAGCTCCGCTGCTGGTCACCGATCGCCCGGTAGTCCGCCGTGGACAGCGCCCAGACGTTGGTCGGCGAGTTCCGCTCGACGATCTGCACCAGCCGAGCGGCGTCCGGATACGGCAGGTCGGACAGCAACAGGGCGTCCGCGACCCGGTACACCGAGGCGCTGGCGCCGATCCCCAGCCCGAGCACGGCGACGACCGCCGCCGCGAACCCGGGATTGCGACGCAGGGCGCGCAACGCGAAGCGCAGGTCGGCCGCCACCTCCTCGAGCCGGCCACCGGCTCGGGCGCCGCGCCAGCGCTCCCCGCTGCCGCCGTGAGGGTGCGGAACACGCGCGCGCGTCATCGTCGCTCTCCTGCGGCTCGGGGACGGATCACTCGTGGTTAGACGGGAAGGCGGCCCGGAGGGTTGCACGGCCCGCGTCGATGGGCATGGCGGCAAACGGGTATGGCGGCAGACGGGGAGAACGCTCTACGCCTTCCGGCCGCCGGGGACCGATCGCGATCCGCATCGGTCCGGCCCGTCCGGCAGCCGCACGGCCCGCTGACTACGCCTCGCTGACCCCGGCCCGGTACTTCTTCAGCTTGTCGTACAGCGTCCTGAGCCCGATGCCGAGCCGGTCGGCCGCCGCGCGGCGGTTCCCGCCCACCGCTGCCAGCGCGCGCTCGATCGCAGCACGCTCGATCTCGTCCAGCGTGACCGCCCCGTTGCCGCCCGCGGCGCCCGGGTGCACGCTCTCGCCCAGCTCCAGATGCTCCTCCCGGATCTCGCCGCCGTCGCCCAGGATGGCCGCCCGCTCGAGCACGTTCGCCAGCTCGCGGACGTTGCCCGGCCACGGGGCGGCGACGATGCGCCGCTGCGCCCCGGCGGACAGCACCAGGTGCGGCCGGCCGATGGCCGCGCCGCTCCTGGCCAGCAACCGCTCGGCCAGGGGCACGATGTCGCGCGGTCGCTCCCGCAGCGGCGGCAGCCGGACCGGGAACACCGCGAGACGGTGGTACAGGTCCTCGCGCAGCGTGCCGGCCGCGCGCAGGGCGTCCACGCCGCGGTTGGTCGCGGCCACCCAGCGCACGTCGGCCTCGATGGTGCGCGTCCCGCCCACCCGCTCGAAGCGGCGGTCCTCGAGCACCCGCAGCAGCTTCGCCTGCACCGCGAGCGGCATCTCCCCGATCTCGTCGAGGAAGAAGGTGCCGCCGTCCGCGAGCTCGATGCGCCCGCGGCGCGCGCTCACCGCGCCCGTGAAGGCGCCCTTCTCGTGGCCGAACAGCTCGCTCTCGAGCAGGGTTTCCGGAATGGCGGCGCAGTTCACGGCCACGAACGGACCGCCGGCGCGCGGGCTCCAGGCGTGCAGCGTGCGGGCCGCGACCTCCTTGCCGGTGCCGCTCTCGCCCATCAGGAGCACCGTGGAGTTGGTGGGCGCGACCTTGCGCAGCGCGTCCACCACCGGCTCCATCGCCGGATCCCCGTAGGAGAGCGGCGGCAGCTCGGGGGCGTCGCGGGTGGCCCGGTCCCGCGCCGCGAGGAGGGCGCGGTGCTCGAGCGCCCGCCGGGCCAGCAGCCGGAGCTCGGCCGGGCCGCCGATCGGCTTCTGGAGGTAGTCGAACGCGCCGAGCTTCATCGCCTCGACGGCCGTGTCCACGGTGCCGAAGGCGGTGAGCACGATGACCTCCAGCTCGGGCTGGTCGGCGCGCATCTGCCTCAGCAACGCCATCCCGTCGAGCCGCGGCATCCGGAGGTCGGTGATGAGCAGGTCGAAGCCCTCGCGCGCCAGGCGGCCCGCGGCCTCGCCTCCGTCGGCGGCCTGCACGACGGCGTGGCCGTCGTCCTCCAGCGCCTCGGCGATGAAGCCGCGCACGCCCCGCTCGTCGTCCGCCACCAGGATGCGCGCCATCGGCCGCCTCACCCGCCGGGGAGCGTGATGCGGAACACGGCGCCCCCGTCGGGATGGTTGGCGGCGACGATCGTGCCGCCGTGCAGCTCCACCACCCGCTGCGCCACGGCGAGGCCGAGCCCGGTGCCCGAGACCCGGGTCGTGTAGAAGGGCGAGAAGATCTTCCGCTCGTCGCCCGGCGGGATGCCCGCTCCGAAGTCGCGCACGGTGAACACCAGGGAACCGTCGCTGCGGCCGGCCGCGACCTCGGGCCGCGTGCCCTCGGGCGTCGCCTGGCG
This is a stretch of genomic DNA from Gemmatimonadales bacterium. It encodes these proteins:
- a CDS encoding ADOP family duplicated permease; the protein is MTRARVPHPHGGSGERWRGARAGGRLEEVAADLRFALRALRRNPGFAAAVVAVLGLGIGASASVYRVADALLLSDLPYPDAARLVQIVERNSPTNVWALSTADYRAIGDQQRSFDAFGVVQRGDAALSGAGAPERIKVGRATAGFFAALGVRPEVGRLLAARDETPGAPAVVVVSHRFADRAFGGGSAAIGRAVSIDGVSHAVIGVLPPGVDELAGVPAAAWPALQPRPPTRRGPFWLRGVARLRAGLTREDARRDLAAISRRMLPLYGDWHDSTAQLTPVPLREAIVGKADQPVTLVALAVTLVLLAAVANVATLLLVRATARRQELWVRAALGASRRRLARLVATEGALLAALSALVGLGVAAAALRGVGAVAPNLPLLAEVAFDTRLVALIAIATLVSGALVTIPPVLAVVGGGVAGAAPAQSVRSGTSRPTNLMRGALVAAEFALALPLLLGAGLLLNSFLRLERVNPGFDPAGLLGVGVALPAARYPDYAGAQAFFRRLEQQAARVPGVEAVGLTDALPPDNGGGTNNFNLVDRPVPAGVAEPVAPWMAATASYFRTLGVPLLDGRLFTDGDSGSAPPVVVVSRSWAEHYYPRESAVGKQLVSGGCYACPRTTIVGVVGDVKYAGMAGSGEAVYDPLTQSNGRAVDLVVRTAARPGTIFRTLRESVGALDPELPVTETTLRGRLEASLAEPKRWTGVLGGFAAAAALLAALGIFGLMSYVVRQRRREIGVRLALGAAPASLTRLVVGRGMAYVAAGTAIGLGLSLLEGRWLRSLLFGVGAMDPATVVAAAAVLVALALVACWVPGLRAARVSPVEVLRE
- a CDS encoding sigma-54 dependent transcriptional regulator, with the protein product MARILVADDERGVRGFIAEALEDDGHAVVQAADGGEAAGRLAREGFDLLITDLRMPRLDGMALLRQMRADQPELEVIVLTAFGTVDTAVEAMKLGAFDYLQKPIGGPAELRLLARRALEHRALLAARDRATRDAPELPPLSYGDPAMEPVVDALRKVAPTNSTVLLMGESGTGKEVAARTLHAWSPRAGGPFVAVNCAAIPETLLESELFGHEKGAFTGAVSARRGRIELADGGTFFLDEIGEMPLAVQAKLLRVLEDRRFERVGGTRTIEADVRWVAATNRGVDALRAAGTLREDLYHRLAVFPVRLPPLRERPRDIVPLAERLLARSGAAIGRPHLVLSAGAQRRIVAAPWPGNVRELANVLERAAILGDGGEIREEHLELGESVHPGAAGGNGAVTLDEIERAAIERALAAVGGNRRAAADRLGIGLRTLYDKLKKYRAGVSEA